The Cupriavidus necator N-1 DNA window GGGTCAGCTCGACCGTCACCTTGTCACCCGGAAGAATCCGGATGTAGTTCATTCGCATCTTGCCGGAGATATGGCCCAGTACTACGTGGCCATTCTCCAGCTTGACCCGGAACGTCGCATTGGGCAGGTTTTCCAGGACCTCCCCCTGCATCTGGATGACGTCGTCTTTTGCCATACCTAGCCTGTACCGATCCGAAGTCAGCGCAAGGTCAGATTGCCCTTGAAATTCGCCTTCTTCAGCAGCGACTCATATTGCTGCGACATCACGTAAGACTGAACCTGAGCCATGAAGTCCATCGTGACGACCACGATGATCAGCAGCGAGGTTCCGCCAAAGTAGAACGGAACGTTCCACCGCAGCACCAGGAATTCCGGCAACAGGCAGACCAGTGTGATATAGACCGCACCAGCCAGCGTCAGGCGCACCAGAATCTTGTCGATATAGCGCGTCGTCTGCTCGCCCGGACGAATGCCCGGAATGAAGGCACCGCTTTTCTTCAGGTTGTCTGCCACTTCACGGCTGTTGTACACCAGGGCCGTATAGAAGAAGCAGAAAAATACAATCGCAGCAGCGTACAGCAGGATGTAGACCGGCTGGCCCGGCGACAGCGTGGCAGCCAGGTCCTTGACGAACCGGCCAACCGCACCCGTCGACTGGGACGTGAACCAGCCTGCAATCGTCGCCGGGAACAGGATGATCGACGATGCGAAGATCGGCGGAATCACCCCTGCCATGTTCAGCTTCAGCGGCAGGTGCGACGACTGGCCGCCGTACACCTTGTTGCCGACCTGACGCTTGGCATAGTTCACCAGGATCTTGCGCTGGCCCCGCTCGACAAACACCACGGCGAAGGTCACACCGATCACGATCGCCACGATGAAGATCGCCGCGATGATGCTCATGGAACCCGTACGGACCAGTTCGAACAGTCCGCCGATCGCGTTGGGCAGGCCCGCCGCGATACCGCCAAAGATGATGATCGAGATGCCGTTGCCCAGACCACGCTCGGTGATCTGCTCACCCAGCCACATCAGGAACATCGTACCGGTCACCAGCGTGATCACTGCCGTGGCCCTGAACATCAGGCCCGGATCCAGCACCAGCCCAGGCTGCGATTCCAGCGCCACCGCAATCGACAGCGCCTGGAACGTGGCCAGGACCACGGTGCCGTAGCGCGTGTACTGCGTGATCTTGCGTTGCCCTGCCTGCCCTTCCTTCTTCAGCGCTTCCAGCTGCGGCAGCACGATCGTCAGCAACTGCATGATGATCGACGCCGAGATGTACGGCATGATGCCGAGCGCGAAGACGGTAAAGCGCGACAGCGCCCCGCCCGAGAACAGGTTGAACATCCCGAGGATGCCACCCGACTGACTCTGGAAAAGCTTCGCAAGCTGCTCCGGATCGATACCGGGCACCGGAATATGAGCGCCGATGCGGTACACGATCAGGGCCAGCACCAGGAACATCAGCCGGCGCTTGAGGTCGCCGTACTTCGCCGTGTTCCTGGCTTGCGCGCTTGCATTGGGTTTCGCCGTGGCCAAACGATGCTCCGACTATGACTGCCTATGCTGCGATAAATGCCTGTCAGGCTGCGATCTGGCCGCCGGCGGCTTCGATCGCGGCCTTGGCGCCAGCGGTGGCGCCCAGACCCTTGATCGTCACCTTGCGGGTCAGTTCGCCAGCCTTGATGACCTTGGCGCTCTTGACCAGCTCGCCCACCAGGCCAGCTTGCTTCAGGACCAGCAGATCGACTTCGGCCGCTTCCAGGCGCTCGATGTCACGCAGCGTGACTTCGGCGTTGAACGCCTTGGTCAGCGAGGTGAAGCCGCGCTTGGGCAGACGACGATACAGCGGCATTTGACCGCCTTCGAAGCCCACCTTGTGGAAGCCGCCCGAACGCGACTTCTGACCCTTGTGGCCGCGACCGGCAGTCTTGCCCAGGCCGGAGCCGATACCGCGGCCGACGCGACGCTTGGCGTGCTTCGAACCGGCGGCCGGTTTCAGGTTGTTCAGTTGCATCTTGCTCTCCGAGTTCCCGGTATCAGGCCAGAACCTTGACCAGGTACGAGACCTTGTTGATCATGCCGCGCACAGCGGGCGTGTCCTGCAGCTCCGACACCGAGTTGATGCGGCGCAGGCCCAGGCCACGAACAGTGGCGCGATGATCCTCGCGCGTGCCGATCAGGCTGCGCACGAGTTGCACTTTTACGGTTTTCTGCGACATTGCGTTCACCTTAACCCAGGATGTCTTCGACCGACTTGCCACGCTTGGCGGCGATTTCGCCCGGCGTGCTCATCTTCTGAAGGCCGTCCAGCGTGGCGCGAACCATGTTGTACGGGTTGGTGGAACCGTGCGACTTGGTCACCACGTTGGTGACGCCCATCACTTCGAAGATCGCGCGCATCGGGCCGCCGGCGATCACGCCGGTACCTTCCTTGGCGGGCATCATCAGCACCTTGGCGGCGCCGTGCTTGCCAACGACTTCGTGTTGCAGCGTGCCGTTCTTCAGCGAGACCTTGACCATCTTGCGACGGGCTTCGTCCATTGCCTTCTGAACAGCAACCGGCACTTCCTTAGCCTTGCCCTTGCCCATGCCGATGCGGCCATCGCCGTCACCAACCACGGTCAGCGCAGCGAAACCGAGAATCCGGCCACCCTTCACCACCTTGGTGACGCGGTTGACCGAGATCATCTTCTCGCGGAGGCCGTCGTCGCGTTCGTCCTGTTGGACTTTTGCTTGCATCTTTGCCATGACGTATCTCTCTCTATGCGCTTAGAACTTCAGGCCGGCTTCGCGGGCGGCGTCTGCCAGGGCCTTAACGCGGCCATGGAAACGGAAGCCGGCGCGATCGAACGCGACGGTTTCCACGCCAGCAGCCTTCGCCTTTTCGGCGATACGCTTGCCAACCACGGTGGCGGCAGCGGCGGTAGCGCCCTTGCCATCCAGTTCCTTGCGCACTTCCACCTCGGCGGTCGACGCGGAAGCCAGCACCTTGGTGCCGCACTCCGAGAAAACCTGGGCGTAAATATGCGAATTCGTACGGAACACGGTCAGACGATTGACTTTCATCTCCGCGATCTTGGCGCGGGTCTGACGTGCACGGCGCAAACGAGCGTCTTTCTTGTTCATCATTGCACCCCTTACTTCTTCTTGGTTTCCTTCAGGATGACGCGCTCGTCCGAGTAACGCACACCCTTGCCCTTGTAGGGCTCAGGCGGGCGGTACGCGCGGACTTCCGCGGCAACCTGACCGACTTTCTGCTTGTCCGCACCCTTGATGATGATCTCGGTCTGCGTCGGCGTTTCCGCCTTCACGCCTTCCGGCATCTCATGGATCACGTCGTGCGAGAAACCAAGCTGGAGCTTCAGCGCAGCGCCCTGCAGCTGGGCACGATAGCCCACGCCGACGAGGTTCAGCTTGCGCTCGAAACCGGTGGTTACGCCCTTGACCATGTTGGCCACCAGAGCACGCATGGTGCCCTGCAGAGCGTTTGCTTCACGCGATTCGTCAGCCGGGCTGAAGGTCAGCGTGTCATTTTCGACATTGACCTTGACCAGGCTGTGAATCGGCTGCGACAGCGTGCCGAGCGGGCCCTTTACGGAGAGCACGCCAGCCGCCACGTTCACTTCCGCGCCCTTGGGGAGCGCGATGGGAGCCTTACCTACACGGGACATGGTTCTCTCCTTAAGCGACGTAGCAGAGAACTTCGCCGCCCACGCCAGTGGCGCGAGCCTTGCGGTCGGTCATCAGACCCTGCGGGGTCGAAATGATCGCCACACCCAGGCCGTTCATCACTTGGGGGATGTCGCTGCGGCCCTTGTACACGCGCAGGCCGGGCTTCGAGACGCGCTCAATGCGCTCGATGACCGGACGGCCGGCGTAGTACTTGAGACCGATGCTCAGTTGTGCCTTGCCGCCATCTTCCTGGACGGCGTAGTCGTCGATGTAGCCTTCGTCCTTCAGGACCTTGGCGATTGCCACTTTCAGCTTCGACGACGGCATGACAACCGACGCTTTCTGCACGCCCTGGGCGTTGCGGATGCGCGTCAGCATATCGGCGATAGGATCGCTCATGCTCATACTGTTTCTCCTGTAGCCTGTGCGTAATTACCAGCTGGCTTTCGTCAGACCCGGGATTTCGCCCTTGAAGGCGATTTCGCGGATCTTGTTACGCGCCAGGCCAAACTTGCGGAAGGTACCGCGGGGACGACCGGTGATCGCGCAGCGGTTACGCTGGCGAGTCGGGTTCGCGTTGCGCGGGAGCTGTTGCAGCTCGAGACGCGCGCTGTAACGCTCTTCTTCCGACTTCTCTTGGTCGTCGATAATGGCCTTGAGGTTGGCGCGCTTGGCGGCATACTTCGCCACCAGCTTGGCGCGCTTCTTCTCACGTTCAATCAGAGCCAGTTTAGCCACGGTTACCCCTTAATTGCGGAACGGGAACTTGAACGCACCGAGGAGTGCCTTGGCTTCCTCGTCGTTCTTTGCCGTCGTCGTGATGCTGATGTTCAGACCACGCAGTGCGTCGATCTTGTCGTACTCGATTTCGGGGAAAATGATCTGCTCTTTCACACCGATGTTGTAGTTGCCGCGACCGTCGAACGACCGGCCCGACACACCACGGAAGTCACGCACGCGCGGCAGGGCCACGGTAACGAAACGATCGAGGAATTCGAACATGCGCTCGCCGCGCAGGGTCACCATCGCACCGATGGGGTAGCCCTGGCGGATCTTGAAGCCGGCGATAGCCTTCTTGGCCTTCGTCACGACCGGCTTCTGACCGGCGATCTTGGTCAGGTCGCCCACGGCATTCTCAATGATCTTCTTGTCATTGATGGCTTCGCCAAGACCCATGTTCAGGGTGATCTTGGTGATGCGCGGCACTTCCATGACCGACTTGTAGCCGAACTGTTCGATCAGCTTCGGCACAACCTGTTCTTTGTAAAACTCTTGCAGACGTGCTGCCATGCTCAACTCCTATACGTGCCCAGAATCAAGCTGCCACGACGGCGCCGGTGGTCTTCAGCACGCGCACGCGCTTGCCGTCTTCCACCTTGATGCCGACGCGCGACGGCTTGCCATTGGCATCCACGAGCGCAACGTTGGAAATATGCAGGGGCATGACCTTGTCGACCACACCACCGGTAGTGCCCAGCATCGGGTTCGGGCGGGCATGCTTCTTGGCGATGTTCACGCCTTGCACCGCAACCTTGTCGCCCAGGACGGCTTGCACGGTACCGCGCTTGCCCTTGTCCTTGCCGGTCAGCACAATGACTTCGTCGCCTTTGCGAATCTTGTTCATGGCGGCTCCTTACAGCACTTCCGGAGCGAGCGACACGATCTTCATGAAGCGCTCGGTACGGAGTTCACGAGTCACCGGCCCGAAGATACGGGTGCCGATCGGCTCGAGCTTGTTGTTCAGCAGGACGGCGGCGTTGCCGTCGAACTTGATCAGCGAACCGTCAGCGCGGCGCACGCCCTTGGCGGTACGCACGACGACGGCGTTGTAGATGTCGCCCTTCTTCACGCGACCGCGCGGCGCTGCGTCCTTGACGGTCACCTTGATGATGTCGCCAACGCTTGCGTAGCGGCGCTTGGAGCCACCCAGCACCTTGATGCACAGCACTTCGCGCGCACCAGTGTTATCGGCTACTTCGAGCCGGCTTTCTGTCTGAATCATGGTGTTTGTCTTCCCAACTTAATCCGTCAGGTGCAAAAAGCGCCCATCGGTCAGTCTTGGTCCCGTCGGCTCCGGCATTGCGCCAGCTCCGTATGGGTTGATCAACTTTGAAGTCGGTAGGAACCAGGCGATCTCAACAACTTGCTGAGGCCGCTCGGCCCTGGCTCGCTTCACAGGCCCGCCCGGGTGGTACTACAAAGGCGAACGCAACAAAGCGGAAGTCCAGGATTATAGCTACATAATCCTGGACTTGCAAGTCAAGCTAAGAACGTGTTGTTCTTAGATGACGCGTGCAGCCTCTACCAGCCGGGAAACCACCCAGGACTTGGTCCGCGACAGCGGACGGCCTTCCTGGATCTCGACCTTGTCGCCTTCCTTGTACTGGTTGGCTTCGTCGTGTGCGTGGTACTTCTTCGAACGCAGCACGTACTTGCCGTACAGAGGATGCTTGACGCGGTTTTCCACCAAGACCGTAACGGTCTTGTCCATCTTGTCGCTCACGACACGGCCGACCAGGGTACGGCGAAGCGACTTTTCCGTTTGTGCAGCTTCAGTCATTTCGCGTTTGCCTTTTGAGTCAGCACGGTTTGCACACGCGCGATGTCCTTGCGAACCTTTTTCAGCTGGCTGGTGTTCTGCAGCTGTTGGGTCGCCTTTTGCATGCGCAGGCTAAATTGGGCCTTCAGCAGCTCGGAGAGCTCCTGGTTCAGCCCGGCGGCGTCCTTGCCGCGAAGTTCGGATGCTTTCATCCCTGCTCTCCTTACGTCCCGACCTGGCGCACCACGAAATTGGTGGCGATCGGCAGCTTGGCGGCTGCGAGGCGGAACGCCTCACGCGCCAGGTCTTCGGTCACGCCATCCATTTCGTACAGCATCTTACCCGGCTGGATTTCAGCCACGTAGTACTCCGGATTGCCCTTACCGTTACCCATACGGACTTCGGCAGGCTTCTTCGAGATCGGCTTGTCCGGGAAGATCCGGATCCAGATGCGGCCGCCACGCTTGATGTGGCGGGTCATCGCACGACGTGCCGACTCGATCTGACGAGCCGTCAGGCGGCCACGGCCCATGGCCTTCAGGCCGAATTCGCCGAAAGACACGGCGTTACCACGGGTAGCCTTACCCGTGTTGCGGCCCTTCTGCTCCTTGCGGTATTTTCTGCGCTTAGGTTGCAGCATCGTTATTCTCCACTCTTCGCATCGCCAGGCGCACCGCGGCGACCGGCACCCGCACCGGCGCCACCGCGACGGTTGCCACCCGGGCGGCCTTCGCCTTCACGGCGGCGGCCTTCCGGACGACCCGGGCGACGACGACGGTCGTCTTGCGGCTCTTCCACCACCGGCGCGTCATTGCGGCCGAGGTGATCACCCTTGTAGACCCACACCTTGACACCGATGATGCCGTAGGTGGTTTCTGCTTCGGAGAAACCGTAGTCGATGTCGGCGCGCAGGGTGTGCAGGGGCACACGGCCTTCGCGGTACCACTC harbors:
- the rpsN gene encoding 30S ribosomal protein S14 — its product is MAKLALIEREKKRAKLVAKYAAKRANLKAIIDDQEKSEEERYSARLELQQLPRNANPTRQRNRCAITGRPRGTFRKFGLARNKIREIAFKGEIPGLTKASW
- the rplF gene encoding 50S ribosomal protein L6; this encodes MSRVGKAPIALPKGAEVNVAAGVLSVKGPLGTLSQPIHSLVKVNVENDTLTFSPADESREANALQGTMRALVANMVKGVTTGFERKLNLVGVGYRAQLQGAALKLQLGFSHDVIHEMPEGVKAETPTQTEIIIKGADKQKVGQVAAEVRAYRPPEPYKGKGVRYSDERVILKETKKK
- the rplE gene encoding 50S ribosomal protein L5, translating into MAARLQEFYKEQVVPKLIEQFGYKSVMEVPRITKITLNMGLGEAINDKKIIENAVGDLTKIAGQKPVVTKAKKAIAGFKIRQGYPIGAMVTLRGERMFEFLDRFVTVALPRVRDFRGVSGRSFDGRGNYNIGVKEQIIFPEIEYDKIDALRGLNISITTTAKNDEEAKALLGAFKFPFRN
- the rplO gene encoding 50S ribosomal protein L15; protein product: MQLNNLKPAAGSKHAKRRVGRGIGSGLGKTAGRGHKGQKSRSGGFHKVGFEGGQMPLYRRLPKRGFTSLTKAFNAEVTLRDIERLEAAEVDLLVLKQAGLVGELVKSAKVIKAGELTRKVTIKGLGATAGAKAAIEAAGGQIAA
- the rplN gene encoding 50S ribosomal protein L14, encoding MIQTESRLEVADNTGAREVLCIKVLGGSKRRYASVGDIIKVTVKDAAPRGRVKKGDIYNAVVVRTAKGVRRADGSLIKFDGNAAVLLNNKLEPIGTRIFGPVTRELRTERFMKIVSLAPEVL
- the rpsQ gene encoding 30S ribosomal protein S17 is translated as MTEAAQTEKSLRRTLVGRVVSDKMDKTVTVLVENRVKHPLYGKYVLRSKKYHAHDEANQYKEGDKVEIQEGRPLSRTKSWVVSRLVEAARVI
- the secY gene encoding preprotein translocase subunit SecY produces the protein MATAKPNASAQARNTAKYGDLKRRLMFLVLALIVYRIGAHIPVPGIDPEQLAKLFQSQSGGILGMFNLFSGGALSRFTVFALGIMPYISASIIMQLLTIVLPQLEALKKEGQAGQRKITQYTRYGTVVLATFQALSIAVALESQPGLVLDPGLMFRATAVITLVTGTMFLMWLGEQITERGLGNGISIIIFGGIAAGLPNAIGGLFELVRTGSMSIIAAIFIVAIVIGVTFAVVFVERGQRKILVNYAKRQVGNKVYGGQSSHLPLKLNMAGVIPPIFASSIILFPATIAGWFTSQSTGAVGRFVKDLAATLSPGQPVYILLYAAAIVFFCFFYTALVYNSREVADNLKKSGAFIPGIRPGEQTTRYIDKILVRLTLAGAVYITLVCLLPEFLVLRWNVPFYFGGTSLLIIVVVTMDFMAQVQSYVMSQQYESLLKKANFKGNLTLR
- the rplP gene encoding 50S ribosomal protein L16, with translation MLQPKRRKYRKEQKGRNTGKATRGNAVSFGEFGLKAMGRGRLTARQIESARRAMTRHIKRGGRIWIRIFPDKPISKKPAEVRMGNGKGNPEYYVAEIQPGKMLYEMDGVTEDLAREAFRLAAAKLPIATNFVVRQVGT
- the rpsH gene encoding 30S ribosomal protein S8, which codes for MSMSDPIADMLTRIRNAQGVQKASVVMPSSKLKVAIAKVLKDEGYIDDYAVQEDGGKAQLSIGLKYYAGRPVIERIERVSKPGLRVYKGRSDIPQVMNGLGVAIISTPQGLMTDRKARATGVGGEVLCYVA
- the rplR gene encoding 50S ribosomal protein L18, with amino-acid sequence MNKKDARLRRARQTRAKIAEMKVNRLTVFRTNSHIYAQVFSECGTKVLASASTAEVEVRKELDGKGATAAAATVVGKRIAEKAKAAGVETVAFDRAGFRFHGRVKALADAAREAGLKF
- the rpsE gene encoding 30S ribosomal protein S5, producing MAKMQAKVQQDERDDGLREKMISVNRVTKVVKGGRILGFAALTVVGDGDGRIGMGKGKAKEVPVAVQKAMDEARRKMVKVSLKNGTLQHEVVGKHGAAKVLMMPAKEGTGVIAGGPMRAIFEVMGVTNVVTKSHGSTNPYNMVRATLDGLQKMSTPGEIAAKRGKSVEDILG
- the rpmD gene encoding 50S ribosomal protein L30; the protein is MSQKTVKVQLVRSLIGTREDHRATVRGLGLRRINSVSELQDTPAVRGMINKVSYLVKVLA
- the rpmC gene encoding 50S ribosomal protein L29 produces the protein MKASELRGKDAAGLNQELSELLKAQFSLRMQKATQQLQNTSQLKKVRKDIARVQTVLTQKANAK
- the rplX gene encoding 50S ribosomal protein L24, producing MNKIRKGDEVIVLTGKDKGKRGTVQAVLGDKVAVQGVNIAKKHARPNPMLGTTGGVVDKVMPLHISNVALVDANGKPSRVGIKVEDGKRVRVLKTTGAVVAA
- the infA gene encoding translation initiation factor IF-1, producing MAKDDVIQMQGEVLENLPNATFRVKLENGHVVLGHISGKMRMNYIRILPGDKVTVELTPYDLSRARIVFRTK